Below is a genomic region from Erigeron canadensis isolate Cc75 chromosome 7, C_canadensis_v1, whole genome shotgun sequence.
ATTAAAAAGTAGACCAAAAGAAGGTTCCCTTTTCACTTCCTCCCCGCCCACTCCCTAAATGCACGGATTGCTTCCCCgtccctccccacccttttttattttattcattttctatttatttttaaccaagTAAATAAAAACTAGTTAATATTCATACTAaaatcattacattacattactaaaatcattaaaacaccttacatttcataatattactaaaattatttaaaacattacataaacctAACACTCGAAATAATCCGAGTCCACAGTATTGTCGCCATCGTTACGATGAATGTATCGATAGGCTTCAGGAGACCCACTCGCATCATGGTATCAGaaccattttgttttttaataaggGGGAGATGGAGAATAAATCCATTTTAATAAACGATTCTGAAGAATCTAAAGAAAACATGActgaaattttaaatttcaatgaaaatgaaaaaggttttgtatcaGATTACATGATTAATTCTGATCAACTTACAAAAATTAACAAGCTTAAATTCAAGCTTGATTCAAGACAGGTTTTTAACCAGTCTGGATATTTACAGAGTTTAGTTTCAAAAGCTTTTACtcgaaaaaataaaatcttttactgttttaatactGAAGAACTTTCAGTAGATATAAAAGATACTTCTGGAGAAGTTTATTTACCACTTTTAACCAAAGGTGAAATAGCAAAAAGGCTATTAAGTGTTAGACCAGATTTAAGAAAGTCTCTTAATATGGTTCATATAGGAGCtgtaaaaattctcctaaaagCACAATTCAGAGATGGAATTAACTTTCTAATAAAAATGGCACTCGTTGACAATAGAATTGTTAACAGACAAGATGCTCTATTAGGGGCAGTACAAGGAAATTTAGCATACGGTAAATTTATGTTTACTGTTTATCCTAAATTCGCATTACATAGAGAGTctagagattttgataaatctTTAAGCTTTATACACCAGTGTGAAAGAACTGACCTTATGGAACCAGGTAATAAAGTATTTACGGTTAATTATTTAATCGCATATGCTATTACAAATAGTACTCATTCAATAGAgtataaagaaaaagagaatatCACAATGGAAGATATATTCTCAGAAATTGGAACTGTAGAAGGCAGTAAATTTACTGAACCATCACAGTTACAAGAAAATTGGGCAATAAATATTGCACGAAATAAAAAGGTTTTACAACAAAGGCCTAGATATAATTTCTCTAATTCGTTAAGATTAAGTGAACCTAGTTCATCTGAAATCTCTTCTGATTTAATGAGATCAATGTCCGAAAGGATAGATAAATATGGAGAAATCCTCAAAGAGGTAGTAGGAATTTAATATGTCCTATTATTCCTAAAAAATGAGTTCTATTACTGAGAAGTTAGAAAAAATCTTTTTTGATAACTTAGAAAAAGATGACTTAGATCAAGTCAATGAACTAGTGCAACTTTTATCCTTAAGCGATGAAGAATGTGAACAAAGGTTCTCAGAAaataaagaattgaaaaataaatattttcccTATCAAGAGAAGATTTTTACtattcaaaaaccaaaaatcgaagaaccagaaaccgaaGACGATTCTTTTGATGACATggaggttgaagaagaagaagagccaATAGAGCACAAAATAAATAGGAATCAAACTCAAGCTAGTAGTAGCAAAAGGTCTTCCTATAGTAATACTAAATCGGAATTCTCTATGCCATATCATAAAGGCATACCCAATTCAAATAACAATGGAAATTCACAACCCATTGACACTATAAAAATTGATTGCATCTTTGACTtcgaaagaagaaaagaaataattgaTAAATGGAATACTGAAATAAGTTTAATTATTCAGTCAAATCCTAATGAGTTTTCTCATGCAAGAACTGTTTTACTTTTGGTAGAACATAAATCTTCTGGCATAATTCAAAATATGATCAAAGGAACTAATTGGAATATAGATCTACATGGAGGAGATTTATATTATCAAATTATTGGTGCCATATACATGATGTTCTTAGGACTTGATTTTGTTACCAATAGAGATCAAGAAAATGGCAGAATACAAGAAAAGGCAAGACAAGCCTTAACAAAAGCTCAAATTTGCGATATGTGTCTGTTAGAAGACTTTACTTGTTTATTTgaacaaaatctatataaattatcCACAAGTGAATATCATAATTGGATAGAgatatatttaatgaaaattccTATCGTTGGAGTAAAAGCCAAAGAAAGAtggaataaagaaaaaaatgatttaacaaAGCACTCCCTTGGATTTGCtacaaaaattgttaaaaaagaaattgcAATTATTTGTGATCTTGCAAATAcgcaaaaacaattaaaaaggtTTAACAAAAATTGTTGTACAAATTTGACTGATATACCACCATTATCTTATGGTTGTAACATAGTTAAAGAcaagaaatatttcaaaaataaatataaaaagaaatatgataAACCTACCAATAATAGAAGGTTTTGGAAGCCAAAGAAGAAAACATTTACCCCAggtaaatacttttcaaaagaaaaacctAAGGTATGTCCTCAAGGTAAAAAAGACTGTCGGTGCTGGATATGCTCCGAAGAAGGGCATTATGCAaatgaatgtccaaataggcaAAATTTTCCTAACAAAGTAAAGCTTATTTTAGAAGCAGAAAAAGATGGATATTTTCCCTCAGAAGACAATTTTAAAGGAGTAACAAAGGTAtatgttaagtctgggattcacTGAAGAAGACTTGCTGGCTGACAcacgtcgtcagcaagtctctaacaagtcatcagcagatgaagagacgtcttcagcgggatgcatgatGACCTaagtttgtcatggcgggaaatattcaaactacatgaagacaaaaaggtcacgtGGTGGgtaaccaactgtaatttgcctttaatggcaaatgtacatgttgggacctaagcaagggttctctctctcttacccgatttggtatagaagacaataggcacatgattcaagtaccatgagccaattggaagtcgacaaccaccatcaagtcacaatcaaagcagtcTGTGTTGCCtcaagtcttcccctatataaagcaacacagccacattgtttGAAGTGCGTCTTGCCATCTTAACAGTGTGTGTCACTTGAAATTGTCTAAGTTTTTCTTGTCTAtttagacttagcaattatctatgttcttttgtattcttgtaagtcaagtgtaagatcaaccatgtatttatcgtttaatcaatgatacatatgattatccttgcattgatatattgcaattgaactttacattgttcttgttatttacttgcttgcTTACTGTCTTTCTTGTatacttaattaaaacataagttgtgcattcgtggaccatcaagtggtatcagagccaccgttcctaaatcattggaacaagatctgtttgcctcctttggtttttatttaaaatttctgttctttagttcctcttaaattttttttaacaagaaccatgtcttctgttcccagccttgtgaacacacgtgactttggctacgtgtcgacacctcctaagttcgagaccaaagattttgggtcttggaaggaaaGAATGCTTCTACACATCGCTcgtgtggaaccctatttaatgactatattaactgagggtccatacgtaccgatgtatgtccaaaggactccaggagctacacctgaagctcctgaaatagtcactgacctggttaaaccagaggtccaatggacagatgaagaaagaaagctggtaaatcttgatgctagacttaaaaacatgattatagttaccctccctactgaaatcatgaaactggtcatcaagtatccctcttcaaaggaagtatgggatagacttgtcagcacctatgaaggttctgctgacctcattaaaatcaagaaaattgatttgaaaagagcttatgaaaatttcttctcccttcccgatgaaagtcttgagagcacctacactcgctttaaagggttgctcaatgatatgacaaatgttggcattacccatgataactttgaggtatgtcacaaattcattgattctcttcctcttaagtggcaaaacttaagacaaactcttcgtacaacgaagaaaatccaagactttgatcttgaagaactttttggcactcttcaattcgaagaaagagcattggctcaaaatattcgagcgtctgctgatgccaaaagacatgctggctcttcctcttcttcttcagtcaGCATCTCTACTCATCCAATTTCTGACCCTATtgctcttgtttctactgagcccatcgatctctatgatggtgccagtacctctaatcttccagcatcaattcagactctcattaatgagctggatgatgaagaaaaacaagaaatgtttaatgacttcatgggctttgccctggttGCTGGAAGAAAATACTCTAAAAGGTGGAATAATCGAAAAACGTttactcccctcaaacctcctgttgacaaatcacaggaagagtgctggaggtgtggcaggaaaGGCCACTATCAGAAGAATTGTAGAGTCTCCTTACCCAATCCTGCTGCCTCCAAAACTAATCCTTCCAAAACTGCTGAtgaatataggaacaaatattatcagctgaaggcaaaggttgctgaaacagaggataaagttccagcaaaaggactgattactgaagaacatgattgggctgactcagatgattctgatgatgacgattatgttgatgccatgtgccttatggcacttgctgacagtgatgctctgaccaaggatcaagtctcctctagtcagtgggtgaacgtcactgttaaaaaggtacactctcttcttcaaatcaagacaagaccaaaatcattgagtctttgtcttgtgatctttagttcgtagaaagtctacgtgctgaactccaaactaaacttaactctgctggagttgagttgagtgaaaaatctgaaaaacttgtgaaattgaaaaatgttcatgttgaacttcaatctcatgagttgatgactcaaaaacttcaacttgagaatgaatctctcaaggctgaagtctCTAattaaagaagattgtgacctcctggtcaaaggcttctaaatttcatcatcaatgcttgagcgaacaagtccctgctcaagtacaagcagtaattggtggcaattttgatgctgctgcctccattgctgattcctttaaagatgatgtaaagcctgaagtatccattcctccaccctgttcatcttccatctcactggatgaaatgaaaaagtggtattttgtcaagggacaaaatgactatcatGCTGAGATGGACTCTAAAGCTTCAGCATCTTCCATTGTTCCCTCCttaaatgctaaaagtacaagtaCTTCTACCTGTACTTTTAACATGTTCTCTcatctccctattgttggcatgttgccacatgaagggagagtTCAATATTCTCCACCTAGAACCTTCATTGGAGATATCTCGAGTGATgggtatgtacccattgctcctcagcctcTATCTTCAAAAGGTGTTGAGCCTTTTAAAAGAAGTACcattgctgctccctatgactatggtatCCCTCAACAGGACCATGATGTCAGTCAACAACTTTCTGGTGCTAAATCTTCTCAACTTGAACCTTCTCATACAAATTCTATGTCAGAACAAGTAAACAGAAGGGTCAGGTTCGCTGATGAAAGACACCAGCAAGTACCTCTCACAAAGAGTGTACATGCTGATGTTGTATCTCATTCTATGCcctcaaaatcaaatctaaggcatgtTACTCCAAAAAAGGGAAGACAGCCTTCTCAAAATAGATCtgacactcctcagcgaggacactttCCTTATCAGCAGGTAAGGCCTACAACTCCCCAGCAAGGATATTTGCCTCATCAGCAAACAAGGTCTattactcctcaaagaggaAATGTGCCCTCTCAGCAGTGTCAATCCTCTTTTTCCAACAAggagtatctacctcataggcaaatgaggtcgatCACTCCAAACGTCAAGTCAGATCCACAACTCCTATTCGTGAGAATCTGCCTCAGCAGAGTTCCTCCTCTTCTCATCCTGCTGggaagcaagcatggaccatgattagaggacatcagcctcctcaaaatcatcatggtgaatCCATACTTGGCCCGGTTCCTCAAATGCCCCctcctaaacttagacaaagaaataagtccaagtctaaacaaagagcaaggcttcctcttcctcatctcctcaaataaatgaactcactcagcgagtgaatgatctttcatctcaaTTGAGGAATTTTCTCATTCAAAGTCAAGGCAATTCCTCTGACAATAAATGCTATCTatgtagcagcagaggacataTTGCTTCTGAATGTGTTCTATTCTGTCCAAAAGATGCTCCAGCAGTTGTATGTGTACCTAAAATCCCCACCgctgctgaaacatcttcctcttctaacaggatcagtgagaacctctctactgaaccaGTTATCAGTGACTTCTCCTCTGTCACAAATTCAAGTATTGCTGActacattgctgctcagcgcattgaaattcctcattctcaaagggttgtttcaaatgcttggggg
It encodes:
- the LOC122609327 gene encoding uncharacterized protein LOC122609327 gives rise to the protein MTEILNFNENEKGFVSDYMINSDQLTKINKLKFKLDSRQVFNQSGYLQSLVSKAFTRKNKIFYCFNTEELSVDIKDTSGEVYLPLLTKGEIAKRLLSVRPDLRKSLNMVHIGAVKILLKAQFRDGINFLIKMALVDNRIVNRQDALLGAVQGNLAYGKFMFTVYPKFALHRESRDFDKSLSFIHQCERTDLMEPGNKVFTVNYLIAYAITNSTHSIEYKEKENITMEDIFSEIGTVEGSKFTEPSQLQENWAINIARNKKVLQQRPRYNFSNSLRLSEPSSSEISSDLMRSMSERIDKYGEILKEVVGI
- the LOC122609329 gene encoding uncharacterized protein LOC122609329; translation: MSSITEKLEKIFFDNLEKDDLDQVNELVQLLSLSDEECEQRFSENKELKNKYFPYQEKIFTIQKPKIEEPETEDDSFDDMEVEEEEEPIEHKINRNQTQASSSKRSSYSNTKSEFSMPYHKGIPNSNNNGNSQPIDTIKIDCIFDFERRKEIIDKWNTEISLIIQSNPNEFSHARTVLLLVEHKSSGIIQNMIKGTNWNIDLHGGDLYYQIIGAIYMMFLGLDFVTNRDQENGRIQEKARQALTKAQICDMCLLEDFTCLFEQNLYKLSTSEYHNWIEIYLMKIPIVGVKAKERWNKEKNDLTKHSLGFATKIVKKEIAIICDLANTQKQLKRFNKNCCTNLTDIPPLSYGCNIVKDKKYFKNKYKKKYDKPTNNRRFWKPKKKTFTPGKYFSKEKPKVCPQGKKDCRCWICSEEGHYANECPNRQNFPNKVKLILEAEKDGYFPSEDNFKGVTKVYVKSGIH